The following proteins come from a genomic window of Leptospira bandrabouensis:
- a CDS encoding cobalamin-binding protein — protein MGPERIICLTEEPTEMLYLLGEEKRIVGISVYTERPARAKEEKTKVSAFISGNLKKITALEPDLVIGFSDIQSQLAKDLIERGLNVLIFNQRSITEILANMQILGNLVGQAEKAKTLILEWQNAIESWKQENESKSKKPKVFFQEWDEPIITGIQWVSEAIELAGGEDCFSHLKDRKLAKDRIITAEDVKDANPDVYVGSWCGKAMDWEWVRNKPEWVSTNFIKSNKIFELDPSIILQPGPALFLEGIPKLKEIFSSL, from the coding sequence ATGGGTCCAGAAAGAATCATTTGTCTTACCGAAGAACCCACAGAGATGTTGTATCTTTTGGGGGAAGAAAAACGGATTGTAGGAATTTCGGTTTATACAGAACGACCAGCTCGTGCTAAAGAAGAAAAAACAAAAGTCTCTGCCTTTATTAGTGGGAACTTAAAAAAAATAACGGCTCTCGAACCCGATCTTGTCATTGGATTTTCTGACATCCAATCCCAACTTGCCAAAGACCTCATTGAACGAGGATTAAATGTTCTTATCTTTAACCAAAGGTCTATCACAGAAATCTTAGCCAATATGCAAATCTTAGGAAACCTTGTGGGCCAGGCCGAAAAAGCCAAAACACTTATTTTAGAATGGCAAAACGCAATAGAGTCTTGGAAACAAGAGAACGAATCCAAATCCAAAAAACCAAAAGTCTTTTTTCAAGAATGGGATGAACCCATCATCACAGGAATCCAATGGGTGAGCGAAGCCATAGAACTTGCCGGTGGCGAAGATTGTTTTTCGCACTTAAAAGATCGTAAACTTGCCAAAGACCGAATCATCACAGCCGAGGATGTGAAGGATGCCAATCCCGATGTCTATGTTGGTTCTTGGTGTGGAAAGGCGATGGACTGGGAATGGGTGCGGAACAAACCCGAATGGGTATCGACAAACTTTATCAAATCCAACAAAATCTTTGAACTAGACCCAAGCATTATATTACAACCAGGGCCTGCTTTGTTTTTAGAAGGAATTCCTAAACTGAAAGAGATCTTCTCCTCCCTTTAA
- a CDS encoding potassium channel family protein, with translation MQRKKIAVIGIGSFGKLFVRYLFDDGHEVIAIDKDPIIIDSIKDYVTIAVTLDATDEHALRSQGISEVDYAVIALADDFETSIICAESLKKCGVKNIYARYQTELQMKVLALLGIKDLFNPEEKAARSMAETLSFSGMRSSFLLSDEYSVVEVTVPKRYINQTIADADLRHKYNINVITIKRPTINKDTKRASDSKSEKILGIPHGNTVLKEEDVIVLFGSQTDLARFLET, from the coding sequence ATGCAAAGAAAAAAAATAGCAGTCATCGGAATTGGAAGTTTTGGAAAGTTGTTTGTTCGTTATCTTTTTGATGATGGACATGAAGTAATCGCGATCGACAAAGACCCAATCATCATCGATTCCATAAAAGATTATGTTACCATTGCCGTAACCTTAGATGCCACCGACGAACATGCATTACGATCCCAAGGAATATCTGAAGTGGATTATGCAGTCATTGCCCTTGCCGATGATTTTGAAACCTCTATCATTTGTGCCGAAAGTTTAAAAAAATGTGGTGTTAAAAATATTTACGCTCGTTACCAAACGGAATTGCAAATGAAGGTTTTGGCACTTCTTGGAATCAAAGATTTGTTTAATCCTGAAGAAAAAGCAGCAAGGAGTATGGCCGAAACCTTATCCTTTTCTGGAATGCGTTCTAGTTTTTTACTCTCCGATGAATACAGTGTGGTAGAAGTCACGGTTCCCAAACGTTATATCAACCAAACCATCGCCGATGCAGATCTTCGTCATAAATACAATATCAATGTCATCACCATCAAACGCCCCACGATCAACAAAGATACCAAACGTGCTTCCGATTCAAAATCTGAAAAGATCTTAGGAATCCCACATGGAAATACAGTTCTCAAAGAAGAGGATGTAATTGTTCTCTTTGGATCGCAAACTGACCTGGCTCGTTTTCTGGAAACATAA